AGGTTACAAACTGGTAGAACACATCAAATTAGAGTTCATTTATCATATATTAATCATAGTATTGTAGGAGATGCTGTATATAAAAATAAAAAAAATATTTTTTTATATAATAATATTTATAAAAATAATATTAATAAAATAATTAAAAGACAAGCATTACATGCTTGTTATTTAAGATTTATGCACCCATTTTATAAAATTTTTATAGAGTTAAATTCATCATTACCAAATGACATGATTAAATTAATTAGTTTTTTAAAAAAAAATATTTAATTTCAAAAAAAATTTTTTTATAAAAAAATAAAAAATTAAAATAAAAATTAAAAAATTAATTTTATTAATATAATAAATTGGTTTATAATTTAAATATGTAAATTAATAAATTTATTAAAAAGAAAAATTATGATGAACATAAGAAAATATATAATATTTTTTAGCATGTTGTTATGTCTAATAACATTTAATGTTTGTTTAGCATCAAAACCGCCTCAATCACTTTTTTATGATGTTTTAACATTACAAAAACAAAAATTATATAATAAAGAACTATTAAATAAAAAACCATCTATAGTGGAATTTTTTTCATTTTTATGTCCTCGTTGTTATGAATTTTATATAGGAATAAGTGAAAAATCTTTAAAAAATAAAATACCTAAAAATATAAAAATTTTTAGACATCATTTAAATCAATTTAATGATGAAAATGGTCTTGGAAGTTTAACAGGTTATGCTTGGGTTGTTGCAAAAATGTTAAATGTAGAAGATAAAGTAATTGGACCAATATTTGAAGGTATACATAAATATGATAATATTCATGATTATAAAAGTATAAGAAAAGTTTTTGTTAAAGCTGCTGGTATTAATAACCATATTTTTGATACAGCATGGAATAGTCATATAGCTCAAACATTATTTATAAAAGAAACAAATTTAGCTGAAAAATTAGATATACATATTGTTCCTAATATTTATGTAAACAATAAATATGAAATAAATCTTTCTGAATTATATGCTAGTTATTATAATGATTTTTTTAAATATTATATTGATTTAGTAATTAAACTTTCAAAAAATTAAGATAATTTTTTAATAAATATTTATATATATTATTTAATATATTTTTATTATTATGTATGAAAAAAAAATAGTTTTAATAGATGGATCATTCTATTTATATAGAGCTTATTATGCTTTACCTAATTTAACTAATAGTAAAGGTAATCCTACTGGAGCAATATATGGTTTTATTAATATGTTTAATAAAATTATAAAAATGAATATAAATAGTTATTTTTTGGTAATATTTGATAGTAAAGGTATATCTTTTAGAAAAAAAATTTTTAATAAATATAAAGCAACAAGAAAAAATATGCCTGATAATTTGAATGTACAAATTATTCCTTTATTAAAAATTATACAGGCTATGGGATATAATGTTATTTCTCTTAAAAATATAGAAGCAGATGATATTATTGGTACTTTAGCATTACAAGCAGAAAAAAAAGATTATTCTGTTTATATTTTTAGTATTGATAAAGATATAGCACAATTAGTAACTCAAAATATTAAAATTATAAATCCTATTAATTATTCTATTTCTGGACCAAAAGAAATATATTATAAATATAGAGTTTTCCCTAAATTTATTAGTGATTTATTAGCATTAAGTGGAGATTCTATAGATAATATTCCTGGAATTCCAGGAATAGGAAAAATTATAAGTAAGAATTTAATAAATAAATTAGGTAGTTTAAAATATATTTATAATAATTTAAATAGTGTTAATAATCTAAATTTTAGAGGAGGTAATAATATAAGAAAAAAACTTATAAAATATAAAAAATTAGTTTTTTTATATCATAAATTAACAAAAATTAAAACTAATATTAATTTAGATTTAAATAATTTTGATCTAAAAATTAAACCAAAAAAAGATTATTTGAAATTTTTATTTCAGACTTATAAATTTAATAAATTATTAAAAAATATAAATAATTAATATTTTTTTAATAAATTTTATTAAATATAAAATATAATTTTATAATTTATTTATTTTTTATTAATATTGTTATTATTTGTGTTGTTACTTTTTTTTTAAAATAAATTTTATTTATATTTTTTAAAATTAATAAAATTATTATTTTTATAGTATTAATTTTAAAAAAAATTTATATGTTTATTTTATAAAATTTTCTTTTTAAATATTTATTTTAAATATTAATTTATTTAAATAAAATTTTTAATAAATTTATATATTTTCATATCTAGAAAAGTTCAAAAATAAATTTATATATCTAGTAATAAATTCTAAATTTAAATTATATTAATATTCTTAATTTTAAAAAAAATTAAAATAATTTTTAATTTAATGTCTTATTTAAAAATAATAATTTAGTTACAGATTTTTATATAAAAATTTTTATTTTATAAAAAAATTTATTTATATTTTAAAATGATAAATTTATGTAAATAAATATAGTACATAATTAGGATTTGTTTATGAAAAAAATACGTAATATAGCTATTGTTGCACATATAGATCATGGAAAAACTACATTAATAGATAAATTATTACAAGAATCAGAAAATTTTCAAAATACAAAAAATATTTTTAAAAATAAAAATGATATAAATAGAATAATGGATAGTAATGAATTAGAACAGGAAAAAGGAATTACTATTTTTTCAAAAAATACATCTATATTTTGGAAAGGTTATCAAATTAATATAATTGATACTCCAGGACATGCAGATTTCAGTGCTGAAGTAGAACGTATTTTATCTATGGTAGATTCTGTTTTATTATTAGTTGATGCTGTAGAAGGACCAATGCCACAAACAAGATTTGTTGCATTAAAATCTTTTTTATATAATTTAAAACCTATTATTATAATAAATAAGATAGACAGAAAATTTATTCGTCCTGATTGGGTTATAGATCAAATATTTGATTTATTTGTTAATTTGAATGCTACTGATGAGCAACTTGATTTTCCTATAGTTTATACATCAGCTCTTAAAGGATTATCTGGATATAATATAAATAAAATGAATAATAATATGGATATATTATATGAGACTATTATTAAACACGTATCTCCTCCTAATGTAAATATACATAAACCATTTCAAATGCAAATATCTCAAATAGAATATAATAATTATATTGGTAATATTTGTACTGGTTTAATAAAAAGAGGGACAATTAAAATTAATCAATATGTTATTTTGATTAAAAATAATAAAATTTTAAAAAAAATAAAAGTATTATATATAATATCTAATATAGGTTTAAAACCTGTATATATTAATGAAGCTAAAGCTGGTAATATTATTGGATTAGCTGGTTTAGGATTTGAGAAAATAAATATTTCTGATACAATTTGTGATATTAATCATTATGATCCTTTACCTTTATTAGTAATAGAAAAACCTAAAATTAGTATGTTATTTCATGTAAATAATTCTCCATTTTCAGGAACAGAAGGCAAATATTTAACATCTAAAAAAATATTTGATAGAATTCGTAAAGAATGTTTATATGATATAGCTTTACAAATAAAAGAAACTACTAATAATAATGTCTTTTATGTTTCAGGTAGAGGAGAATTACATTTAGTTGTTTTAATAGAAAATATGAGAAAAGAAGGATTTGAGCTATCTGTATCTAAACCACAAATTATATCTAGAATTATTGATGGAATTAAAAAAGAACCATTTGAAATATTAATTTTAGATTTTTCTAAAAATAAAAAAGGTCATATAATTCAATTAATTAGTCAAAGAAAAGCTATTATAAATAATATTATTTTAAATGATACTAATGATAGAGTAAGAATTGAAGCAGTTATTCCAAGTAGAGGTTTAATTGGTTTTCGTAATGAATTTATAAATGTTACATCAGGTACTGGAATAATGAATTCTTTTTTTAGTCATTATGATATTAATATAAATAATTTAGTTAGAGAAAGAGAAAATGGGGTTTTAATTTCAAATAAAGAAGGATATGCTGTAGCATTTTCTTTATCTAATTTACAATCTCGAGGAAGATTATTAATTAATCCAGGAGAAAAAATTTATGAAGGACAAATTATAGGTATACATAATAGATCAAATGATTTAACTGTAAATTGTTTAATTAATAAAAAATTAACTAATATGAGAGCTTCTGGAAGTGATAATCCTATTAATTTAACTCCTATAAAAAAAATGTCTTTAGAAGAAGCAATAAATTTTATTCAAGATGATGAATTAATAGAAATTACTCCAAAATCAATTAGAATTAGAAAAAAATATTTAACTGAATCTTTACGTAAATTAAAAAAAAATAAAAAAATAATTAATAATAAATTATAAAAAAAAGAACTATATTTCTTGGAGCTGGGGGGAGTCGAACCCCCGTCCAAAATTACTACATTCTCGGAACTACATGTTTATTTTTATTATATAAATTTTAGTAATATTTATTAATAAAAAAAATTTAATATTACATAGTCTATTTTATTTCTTTAATATATTATTTTAAGACATATAATATACGATCTCTTTAAATTATGACCTATTTACTTTTTATTAAAGAGTAAATAATAAGAAATAGGGCTTTAACAGTTTTTTATGCTGCTAATGCGTAATTTTGATTTTTTGCAATTATTTCAATACGGTTTTTTACAAGGCCAACCGTTTCCTTGACATGCTCCTAAAATTTGATAATTTTGTCAAATCCATAAATCAGCCCCCAAAATTTTAAATATCTTTTTTCAAGAAACGTGATTTTTTAATATTCCATTCTTTCTTTTTTAATAAAATTCTTTTATCATATTTTTTTTTACCTTTAGCAACAGCAATTTTTAATTTACACCAAGATTTTTTCCAAAATAAACCAACCGTAACTAAAGTAAAGTTTTTAATTTTATTATAGTTTTTTAAAAGTTCTATTTCTTTTTTTTTTAATAATAATTGTTTTTTCCTATTAACATCATATTGTATATGATTACAAATTGTTTTTAACGGATTAATATTTATATTAAATGAATAAACTTTATTAGATAAAATACTCACATAACTATTATTTATGGATACTCTATTTAATCTTAATGATTTTACTTCCCATCCTTTTAAAATAATTCCAGCATTAATTTCTTCTTGTACAGAATAATCATAATATATTTTTTTATTAAAAACAATATATTTTTTTTTTTCATTATATAAACAATTTAACAATTTTATTAAATATTATTAATTATATTAAATATATTAAATAATTTCAATAAATTATTAAAATTTTTTATTTTATATTTTAAAAAACAATTAATTTTAAAAAAAATGATTTACTAATTAAATAATTTTTTATATTTTAATTATATAATTAATACAAATACAAATTATTTTTAATATATATGTTTTTTATTAAAGAAAATTTTAAAACATTTCTATATTTTATTTTTAATAAAAATTTTTTATAAAAAATATTATTTAAAAAGATTTTAAAATTATTTTATAAAAATTTTTGTATTAATCAAATAAAAATTTTTTTAATATTTATTAAATGTAAAATATTTAATTATTTATATTAAATATTAAATTTAAATAAATCTATATAAAAATTTTTCAAAAGGATATCGATTATATGAATAATGATAAATCATTAAAAGAAATAAAAGAAAAAAAAATAGAAGAAAAAAAAAATGATGATAAATTAAGTAATTTTAAATCTAATGATGATATAAAAGATAAAACTTATATTAAATCAGAAAATAAAAATACAATTGAATATTTTAAAGAAAAAAATGATGAATATAAATTAGAAATTTCTGAAATAAAAAATAAATTAAAAAAATGTAAAGATAATATGTGGGATTTAAAATTACGTTCTCAATCAGAAATAGAAAATATTAGACGTAGATCTATATTAGATATTGAAAAAGCTTATAAATTTTCATTAAAAAAAATTCTACATGAATTATTACCAGTAATTGATAATTTAGAAAGAGCCATAAAAATAAAAACAGAAAAAAAAGATAATATTGAATTATCTATAATTGAAGGAATAAAATTAACTTTAAAATCTTTATTAGCATTAATAAAAAAATTTGGTGTTAATATTATTGACGAAATTAATATTCCTTTTGATCCATCTAAACATCAGGCAATGTCTATTATAGAATCTAATAAAATAAAAGATAATTATATTATAGAAATTTTACAAAAAGGATATACTCTTAATAAGATATTATTAAGACCAGCTATGGTTATTGTAGTAAAAAATAAAGAAAATAATAAAAATATTTAATATATATTAATAATATGTTTATAAATTATTATTTTATGAACATATTATGTTTTAATATAAATATATTTTATATTAAAGTTTTTAAAAAAGTTAATATTTTTATTCAAATTAAAAATTAATTTTTTTAAAATTTTTATAAACTATAGAGAATTTTTTATGACTAAAATATGTAGAATAACAGGAAAAAAAACTATAAAAGGTAATAATCGTTCACATGCAATGAATGCAACTAGGAGAAAATTTTTACCAAATATACATTATCATAAATTTTGGTTAGAAAAAAAAAAAAGATTTATAACTTTAAGAATATCTACTAAAGGTATGAGATTAATAAACAAAAAAGGAATAGATAATATTAATTTACATAATTATAAATAATTGAATGAGAATATATTTTTATGGCAAAAAAAAAACGTATTATAATTAAATTAATTTCATCAGCAAAAACTGGTCATTTTTATACAATTACAAAAAATAAAAAAAATAATACAAAAAAATTAGAAATTAAAAAATTTGATCCTTTTATAAGAAAACATATTTTATATAAAGAATATAAAATTAAATAGAATTCTTAATTCTTAATTCTTAATTCTAATTTTATATTAATCAATAATGTTTTTAATAATATTTATCATTATTGATTAATAAAAAATATAAATAAAATAAATATAATAATTTTATCCAAATATTTTAGAATGTTTGAATCTTTTTTTAAAATTTTCTACACGACCTTTAGTATCTGTTATTTTTTGTTTTCCTGTATAAAAAGGATGACATATATTACAAATATCTAAACTTAATTCTTTATTATTATCTAAAGTTGATTTAGTATTAATAATATTTCCACAAGAACATTTAATAGTAATATTGTTAAATTTAGGATGAGTATTTTTTTTCATAATATACCAATAGTAAAGAAAATATTTAAAAATAATTTATTTATATATTTTATAAATATATTTTATTTTTACAAGAAAATATTTATAATTAATATAAGAATTTTAAAATTATGAAAATAATTAAGGTAGTTTTTAATAATTATATTATATATCAAAAATATGATTATTTGTTACCTACTAATATAATAGTAGATATTGGTTATAGAGTTTTAGTACCAATAAGAAATAAAAAACATGTAGGTATAGTAATAGAAATAAAAAATTTTTCTAAAATTTTACCAAATAAATTAAAATATTTATATAAAGTTTTGGATAAAAAATCACTTTTTAATTCTTTTATTTGGAATTTTGCAAAAAAAATTGCTGAATATTATCAATATCCTGTTGGAGTTATTTTATTTAAAATACTACCTATGTTTTATAGAAAAAATAATAAATCTTCTATAAATTGGGAAAATTTTTATTTAAAAAATATTAAAAATTTATATAAAATTAAATTGAAAAAAGTTTATAAATTTAAAATTAAATCTAATTTTTTTAAAAAAAATAAAATATTTTTTAATAATAAAAACAATAAATTTAAAATTTATTTATTATTTATAAAAAATATGTATAAAATTGTATTTCTTAAAGTAAATTTTTTTAAAACTTGGGTTTTACAGGATAATGCTATTTTATTTAAAAAAATTAATATTTATGTTAATTTAATTAAAGTTATGTTAATTAACAAAAAACAAATATTAATTTTAGTTCCACAAAAATATAATATTTTTTATTTATACCAATTTTTTATTAAATTAAATGTTTCTATTTGTTTATTATATTCTAATATTTCTGAAAAAAAACAATTAGTAATGTTAAAAGATATAAAAGAAGGTAAAATATCAATAGTAATTGGTACAAAATCTTCTATTTTTACACAATTTTTAAAATTGGGATTAATTATTGTAGACAAAGAAAATGATTTTATATATAAACAAAATAATAAATATAAGTATAATACAAGAGATATTGCTATTTTACGAGCAAAAATAGAAAATATTCCTATAATATTAAGCTCTAAAATTTTAAGTTTAGAAACTATAAATAATATTAATCTCGGTAAATATAAATTTTTATTTCATAAAAATAAAGAAATATCATATAAAAAATATTTTGATTATATAATTATAGATATTAATAAACAAGTACTAAAATATAAATTATTTTCTCATATTTTAATTAAAATGATGAAAATATATCTTCAAAATAAGAAACAAATAATTATATATTATAAATATATAGGGTATTCAAATCTTATATTATGTAATTTTTGTAGAAAAATATTAAAATGTATAGATTGTAATAAAAATTATATTTTTTATAAAAAATCATGGAAATTATATTGTAAATTTTGTAAAAAAATTATTAATATGATTACATATTGTCCTTTTTGTAAAAAAAATTTCTTTATACCAATAGGTATTGGTATAGAACAATTAAAAGAATTATTAAAGATAATATTTCCAAATATATTAATTTTTTTTATAAATAATAAAAATTTTTTAAAAAAAGTTTCTTTAATATATGATAATAAAATTAAACCTTTAATAATAATTTCTTCGCAAATTTTATATAAAGAGTACTATTTTTTTTTAAAAAATGCTTTAATAATTTTTTTAAATATAGATAATATTTTTTTTTCAAGAAATTTTCGTACAATAGAATATTTTTCTCAATATATTTTTAGTATATTAAATAATCATTTAAATAAAAAAAAAAAAAAAATAATTATACAAACAAATTATCCACAAAATAATTTTTTAAAAAAAATTTTTAAAACTAATTACACATACAATAATATTGCTAATTATATATTACAAGAAAGAAAAATGATGTTATTACCTCCTTTTACTAATCATGTTATTTTAATAATTGAATCTTATAATAAAAAAATTTTAATTAATTTTTTAATTAAATTAAAAAAAATATTAAAATTAAAATATATGAATGAAAAAAATTTTCTTATTATAGGTCCTACATCATTAATACAAAATCAACGAAAAGGATTATTTAGAAAAAAAATTATCTTACAACATCTATTGAAAATTAGATTACAGTTTATTACAATCAATATTCATTCTATAGCAAAAAAAATTATAAATTTTAATAAGATTAAATTATTAATAAATGTTGATCCCATAGAATGGTAAATTATTAAAATAAAAAATTAAACATTATTTATTAAAATTTGGTATATATATGTATAATTCTAATAATAAATTTGATGTTATTATTGTAGGTGGTGGACATGCTGGAATAGAAGCTGCTGTAGCTAGTGCAAAAATGAAAAAAAAAACTCTTTTAATTACAAGTAATATTGATACAATAGGACAAATGTCTTGTAATCCAGCAATAGGAGGTATTGGTAAAAGTCATTTAGTTAAAGAAATAGATGCTTTAAATGGTATTATGGCAATTGCAACTGATTATTCTGGTATTAATTTTAAAATACTTAATAAAAGTAAAGGACCAGCAGTAAGATCTACAAGAGCACAAACAGACAGAGAATTATATAAAAAAACAATAAAATATATTTTAAGTAAACAAAAAAATTTATTATTTTTTCAACAAGAAGTAAAGAAAATTATAATTAAAAATTATCAAGTAACAGGTATAATTACTAAAAATAATGATATTATAAATGCAAAAGTTATAATTTTAACTACTGGAACGTTTTTAAATGGAAAAATTTATATTGGTTTAAATAATCAATATCATGGTGGTAGAATTAATGATTCTTCTTCAAAAGAACTAGCTAATTTTTTAAATGAAGAATTACCTTTAACAAAAGGTCGGTTAAAAACAGGTACTCCTCCTAGAATTGATAAAAGAAGTATTAATTTTTCTAAATTAGAAGTTCAATATAGTGATATTCCTCTACCATGTTTTTCTTTTATTGGTAATAGTAAACAACATCCTAAACAATTACCTTGTTATATAACTTATACTAATAAAAATACACATCAAATAATAATAGATAATATTACTAAAAGTCCTATGTATAGTGGTTTAATTACAAGTAAAGGACCTCGATATTGTCCTTCTTTAGAAGATAAAATTATTAGATTTCCTAATAGAGAAAAACATCAAATTTTTCTAGAACCAGAAGGTATATTTAATTCAGAAATTTATCCTAATGGAATTTCAACTAGTTTTCCTTATAATATACAACTTTCAATTATAAAATCTATTAAAGGTTTAGAAAATGCATGTATTACTAGATTAGGATATGCTGTAGAATATGATTTTTATGATCCTAGAGGATTAAAACCAACTATGGAAAGTAAATTTATAAAAAGATTATTTTTTGCAGGACAAATTAATGGAACAACTGGATATGAAGAAGCAGCAGTACAGGGATTAATTGCAGGATTAAATGCTGCTCTTTTAATTGATAATAAAAAACAGTGGTTTCCTTTAAGAAATCAAGCATACATGGGAGTTTTAATTGATGATTTATGTACTTTAGGAACAAAAGAGCCATACCGTATGTTTACTTCACGTGCAGAACATAGGTTACTTTTAAGAGAAAATAATGCAGATATAAGACTTACTAAAATAGGATATAAACTAGGATTAGTAAATGATATTCGTTGGCAAAAATTTAATGAAAAATTAAATAATATTGAAAAATTATATCAAAAAATAAAAAATTTTAATATTAATTATGATAATAAAATAAAAATTAAAAAATTAAATTCTTTATTAAAAAGTCCTATAAAAGAAAAATTAAATGGTATATCATTATTAAAACGTTCTGAAATAAATCATAAAAACTTAATAGAATTAAAAATATTTGATTTTAATATAAAAAATATAGAAGTTATTGAGTATATTGAGACTGAATTAAAATATAAAGGTTATATAAAAAGACAATTAGAATTAATAAAAAAACAAAAAAAAAATGAAAATATATTAATTCCAATAGATATTAAATTTAATGATATAAGAAGTTTATCTAATGAAGCAAAAGATAAATTTTATTTTTATAAACCTTATACTCTTGGACAAGCATCTAGAATACCTGGTATAACACCAGCAGATGTTTCAATACTTTTAATTTATTTATTAAAAAAAAAAAGGGAAATAGCATAAATAATGAATATTTACTACTAATATATTTTTTATTTTTATCTAAAATAAAATCTAATCTATAGATTAGATATTTTATAAATAAATATTTATTTAACACTTATATTAAAATATAAATAATATTTAAAATAATTTTATAGAATTTATTTTAAAAAAAATTTTAATATAAAAGTAACATTTTTTAATTATGAATAATTAATTTATTTGATATTTTTTTATAATAATAATTTTTTTCAACTTCTATTCTATTATATTTGACAGTTATCATTTAATACATATTATTAAAAAACTTTATTTTAAATTAGTAGGTACTATTTATGAAACATAATTTTTTTGTCATAAAAAGAAGTGGAAATAAAGAATTAATTAATTTAGATAAAATAGATTTAATATTATTTCGTGCTGCACAAAATTTAAAAAATATCTCATTATCAAAAATAAAAAAACAATTATATATACAATTATATAATAAGATTAGTACAGTAAATATCCATAATATTATAATTAAAATTACAGCAGATTTTATTTCTGAAAAATATCCTGATTATCAATATATGGCAGCTAGATTAGTTATTTTTAATTTAAGAAAAAAAGCATATAAAAAATTCATACCACCTAAATTATATAATCATGTTAAAAATATGGTAAATTTACAAAAATATGATAAATTTCTTTTAGAAAAATATTCTAAAAAAGATTTTAATTTAATGGATGATTTTATTAATCATGATCGTGATATGAATTTTTCATATGCAGCTGTCAAACAATTAGAAGGTAAATATTTAGTTAAAGATAGAATAACAGGAAAAATTTATGAAAGTGCCCAATTTTTATATATTTTAATTTCAGCTTGTTTATTTGCTAAATACCCATCTAATAAAAGAATGTATTATATAAAATCTTTTTATGATGCTATTTCTACTTTTAAAATTTCTTTACCAACACCAATTATGTCAGGAGTACGTACTACAACTAAACAATTTAGTTCATGTATTTTAATTGAATGTGGAGATAATATTAATTCAATCAATGCTACTACTAGTAGTATTATAAAATATGTTTCTCAAAAAGCGGGTATAGGAATTAATGCAGGAAGAATTCGTGCTGTAGGTAGTCCTATTAGAAATGGAGAAGCATTTCATACCGGATGTATTCCTTTTTATAAACATTTTCAAACAGCTATTAAATCATGTTCTCAAGGAGGTGTAAGAGGTGGTGCTGGTACATTATTTTATCCTTTATGGCATTTTGAAATTACAAATTTATTAGTTTTAAAAAATAATAGAGGAATTGAATCTAATAGAGTTAGACATATTGATTATGCTGTACAAATTAATAAATTATTATATCAACGTTTAATTAATAATAAAAAAATAACTTTAT
Above is a genomic segment from Enterobacteriaceae endosymbiont of Donacia dentata containing:
- the typA gene encoding translational GTPase TypA gives rise to the protein MKKIRNIAIVAHIDHGKTTLIDKLLQESENFQNTKNIFKNKNDINRIMDSNELEQEKGITIFSKNTSIFWKGYQINIIDTPGHADFSAEVERILSMVDSVLLLVDAVEGPMPQTRFVALKSFLYNLKPIIIINKIDRKFIRPDWVIDQIFDLFVNLNATDEQLDFPIVYTSALKGLSGYNINKMNNNMDILYETIIKHVSPPNVNIHKPFQMQISQIEYNNYIGNICTGLIKRGTIKINQYVILIKNNKILKKIKVLYIISNIGLKPVYINEAKAGNIIGLAGLGFEKINISDTICDINHYDPLPLLVIEKPKISMLFHVNNSPFSGTEGKYLTSKKIFDRIRKECLYDIALQIKETTNNNVFYVSGRGELHLVVLIENMRKEGFELSVSKPQIISRIIDGIKKEPFEILILDFSKNKKGHIIQLISQRKAIINNIILNDTNDRVRIEAVIPSRGLIGFRNEFINVTSGTGIMNSFFSHYDININNLVRERENGVLISNKEGYAVAFSLSNLQSRGRLLINPGEKIYEGQIIGIHNRSNDLTVNCLINKKLTNMRASGSDNPINLTPIKKMSLEEAINFIQDDELIEITPKSIRIRKKYLTESLRKLKKNKKIINNKL
- the priA gene encoding replication restart helicase PriA, with translation MKIIKVVFNNYIIYQKYDYLLPTNIIVDIGYRVLVPIRNKKHVGIVIEIKNFSKILPNKLKYLYKVLDKKSLFNSFIWNFAKKIAEYYQYPVGVILFKILPMFYRKNNKSSINWENFYLKNIKNLYKIKLKKVYKFKIKSNFFKKNKIFFNNKNNKFKIYLLFIKNMYKIVFLKVNFFKTWVLQDNAILFKKINIYVNLIKVMLINKKQILILVPQKYNIFYLYQFFIKLNVSICLLYSNISEKKQLVMLKDIKEGKISIVIGTKSSIFTQFLKLGLIIVDKENDFIYKQNNKYKYNTRDIAILRAKIENIPIILSSKILSLETINNINLGKYKFLFHKNKEISYKKYFDYIIIDINKQVLKYKLFSHILIKMMKIYLQNKKQIIIYYKYIGYSNLILCNFCRKILKCIDCNKNYIFYKKSWKLYCKFCKKIINMITYCPFCKKNFFIPIGIGIEQLKELLKIIFPNILIFFINNKNFLKKVSLIYDNKIKPLIIISSQILYKEYYFFLKNALIIFLNIDNIFFSRNFRTIEYFSQYIFSILNNHLNKKKKKIIIQTNYPQNNFLKKIFKTNYTYNNIANYILQERKMMLLPPFTNHVILIIESYNKKILINFLIKLKKILKLKYMNEKNFLIIGPTSLIQNQRKGLFRKKIILQHLLKIRLQFITINIHSIAKKIINFNKIKLLINVDPIEW
- the rpmE gene encoding 50S ribosomal protein L31 produces the protein MKKNTHPKFNNITIKCSCGNIINTKSTLDNNKELSLDICNICHPFYTGKQKITDTKGRVENFKKRFKHSKIFG
- the rpmG gene encoding 50S ribosomal protein L33 translates to MAKKKRIIIKLISSAKTGHFYTITKNKKNNTKKLEIKKFDPFIRKHILYKEYKIK
- a CDS encoding 5'-3' exonuclease, which encodes MYEKKIVLIDGSFYLYRAYYALPNLTNSKGNPTGAIYGFINMFNKIIKMNINSYFLVIFDSKGISFRKKIFNKYKATRKNMPDNLNVQIIPLLKIIQAMGYNVISLKNIEADDIIGTLALQAEKKDYSVYIFSIDKDIAQLVTQNIKIINPINYSISGPKEIYYKYRVFPKFISDLLALSGDSIDNIPGIPGIGKIISKNLINKLGSLKYIYNNLNSVNNLNFRGGNNIRKKLIKYKKLVFLYHKLTKIKTNINLDLNNFDLKIKPKKDYLKFLFQTYKFNKLLKNINN
- a CDS encoding DsbA family protein; amino-acid sequence: MLLCLITFNVCLASKPPQSLFYDVLTLQKQKLYNKELLNKKPSIVEFFSFLCPRCYEFYIGISEKSLKNKIPKNIKIFRHHLNQFNDENGLGSLTGYAWVVAKMLNVEDKVIGPIFEGIHKYDNIHDYKSIRKVFVKAAGINNHIFDTAWNSHIAQTLFIKETNLAEKLDIHIVPNIYVNNKYEINLSELYASYYNDFFKYYIDLVIKLSKN
- the rpmB gene encoding 50S ribosomal protein L28 is translated as MTKICRITGKKTIKGNNRSHAMNATRRKFLPNIHYHKFWLEKKKRFITLRISTKGMRLINKKGIDNINLHNYK
- the smpB gene encoding SsrA-binding protein SmpB; translated protein: MLNCLYNEKKKYIVFNKKIYYDYSVQEEINAGIILKGWEVKSLRLNRVSINNSYVSILSNKVYSFNININPLKTICNHIQYDVNRKKQLLLKKKEIELLKNYNKIKNFTLVTVGLFWKKSWCKLKIAVAKGKKKYDKRILLKKKEWNIKKSRFLKKDI
- the grpE gene encoding nucleotide exchange factor GrpE: MNNDKSLKEIKEKKIEEKKNDDKLSNFKSNDDIKDKTYIKSENKNTIEYFKEKNDEYKLEISEIKNKLKKCKDNMWDLKLRSQSEIENIRRRSILDIEKAYKFSLKKILHELLPVIDNLERAIKIKTEKKDNIELSIIEGIKLTLKSLLALIKKFGVNIIDEINIPFDPSKHQAMSIIESNKIKDNYIIEILQKGYTLNKILLRPAMVIVVKNKENNKNI